Sequence from the Rhizobium sp. TH2 genome:
CGCAATCGCCACGCCGATCACGAGGCCGGCGCCGGCGAGAAAACCACGGCGGGTCGCGGTGATATCATGCATCGTCATGGCTCAGCCCTCCATCGAGTTGGCGGCATTATGGATCGCCGCTCGAATGCGATGATAGGTGGCGCATCGACAGATATTGCCGGTCATTGCGCCGTCGATCTCTTCGTCGGTCGGCTTCGGCACCATCTGTAGCAGTGCCACGGCCGACATGATCTGCCCGGACTGACAGTAGCCGCATTGCGGCACGTCAAGCCCGGTCCATGCGGTCTGGATTGCCTCGGCTTCCTTGCCTTCGATCCCCTCGATCGTCACCACATCGGAGCCATCGATCATCGAGATCGGCGTAATGCAGGACCGTCGCGGCATGCCGTCGAGATGCACGGTGCAGGCGCCGCACTGCGCGACCCCGCAGCCATACTTGGTTCCCATGAGCTTTTCGAAGTCCCTGATGACCCACAGCAGGGGCGTGTCGGGGTCGCCGTCGAAAGTTCGTTCTTTTCCGTTGAGCGTGAAAGTGACCATGTCCCTGCTTCCTTCTAAAATTGGTGGGTAGCTCGTTCGAGCCGGGTCAGCCGCCCGGCGCGGTAAAAATTAGACTGGAAATTCGACCGGGACCGTATGTGAACCCATCGCCCGCATGCAATTCAAATTGCAGTGAAGGGGCCATTCAACAAACTCCGGCAAAACCGCTTGAATGCGGTTGATGTGGTGTTGGTTCCATAGGTCGACAACCCCCATGTCGAATCTGGCAAAAAGCAAAAATAGGAAAATATTCACAATTTCTCTTCCCATCCGCAAATTCCCATGCTACATTCCTCCCCGTTCCGTCGTCGGATACGCGGGTGGCCTCACCCGGCGAGACGGATCATGTGCCTTCGGGCCTGCTCAAGAGGCGGAGCGGCGCGCGGGGCTCATGCAGAGAATGGTTCTCCTCCCGGCTGAAAAAGGCCGGGGCGTGCCTGTGAGGCATTGGAGGCCCGAACGGAATGCGGGGGTGATGGTCCCGCGAACGCCATGCCAGCGATGGATGGCGGGATATACATCGGAGGCGATCGGAGACTGACAATCTCCGGCCAAACCCAGGCCGTTCGGTGACGCAGAGGGACCGGAGTTGCATGGGATAAATGCATAACGGGGCGCCTTGTGGCGCAGCATAAATCAAACAAATAGAGAGGCTCTACGAGGCGCCCCGTCCGAAATCTGCCCCAAGCCACGGACCGAAAACCGGCCGCGTGAACGAGGACTTATGTCTTGTCGAGCTCAGCCATCAGATGCTTCGT
This genomic interval carries:
- a CDS encoding (2Fe-2S)-binding protein codes for the protein MVTFTLNGKERTFDGDPDTPLLWVIRDFEKLMGTKYGCGVAQCGACTVHLDGMPRRSCITPISMIDGSDVVTIEGIEGKEAEAIQTAWTGLDVPQCGYCQSGQIMSAVALLQMVPKPTDEEIDGAMTGNICRCATYHRIRAAIHNAANSMEG